The region TGCTTTCAAGTCTTCGCCTGAAATAACCGACAAGCATTAAGCACAATGTTCTTCAATCCAGCTAAAATAAAATAGCAAGTGCTGTACATATGAAAAGAATTGATAATTGGGATTTGGGAGAACTTTTTACCGGGTATATGTGCTGAAAAAGGGATCTCTCATAAGGTAAAGTGCCCACAATAATTTCCGCCTTTTTAACTGCATCAAACCAAACCACAGGAACTACACCCTTTTAGCATTAAAACAAAATCCTGAGTTCCAACAACAATGCTTTGTAGCTTATATCAGTTACTTCCACAAACAGGCAATCAGGAAAAAAGGGGACGGAAAATAAGCCATCACAGGAGGGTACAGGTTGCCCTGATCTTTTCTAGGTATATATAATAGATTTCAAAGTGAAAAACAATTCTAACCTCGTCCTTCTCAGAGTTGGAAAGTTGAAACTGCGGCCTTTTACTCCTCTGTGGGCACAGATTGATACAAGAGAGAATGCCATTTCCAATGACATCAACAGCCAATGAAATGACCCAAGGAAACCATGATCGAGCCCCATACTTCCTTACCAATAGTACATAAATAAGTGGTCTTAGTACAAACATGGCCTCCCCTGTGACAAATAAGCTTCCAGGAAAACCTTTCTCAGACAAGAAAGTTGATAGACTAGGTTTCATCACCACGGCTGGAGTGACAATATGgataagaagaaaagaaaagtgaatTAATATGTAAAACATATAATCAAACCACTTTACTTCAGCTGAGCACCAAATAAGAATTACTTGGAGGTTCAATGATAGTTTGTTGGTGTTGAACCCTACGCAACCATGTAGGCTCAGAAACCATCCTAGCATGTTCACCTAAACTGTTCAGGGCAGATAATGCCCTTCCTTCAAGATTATATGAGTTCAGCCCACGAACATTCTTTGGAATATGCATTTGTAGGTTTCCATTCCTTTCTTCGGGCCTTGGAACATCAGAACTGTTCTCAGTATTTTCAGTTTCCCCACCAAGCAAAAGCATTTTATATCCACTATTCCTAAACACAATCAACCTAACTAGTACCCTGAAATTCATAGAACAAATTATTTTAGACGCATATTCAACACTGCATAACACTAAATGAAAAAGTGTAGCACTTGGCAGAATGAAAATACTAAACCCCTTACTTGACAGCCTCAGTAATAGCAAtgaaattccattttttttcttctccacaGAGTTGTTCAGCTGCAACTTCAACCAAGGTCTCCAAGTCCTTCAGCAATGTTAGGCATAATGACAAAGGGAGAAAAGAAGGCTCTGAAGGTGGTGTTTGCATACGGGTTGGCGTTGTATCAATAATATGCTCATTTATGGTAGTCATCATTCCCAGTAGTGATGATACTACAAAAATTTATGACAATGCAAAAAATGTAATTGCGAtgtggacaaaaaaaaaaaacttaaaaagagAGGTCCGGTAAATGTCAAGCTAATAAGGAATtagcttagtttcttaaaattCTAAATCATGTTAAGTGTAAACAGCAAATATGCTATTATTACTTTACAACTTTATGGAATATATGAGATAAGAaatgtattattaattaaaatgataagaaTATTTTCTAAGCATAGATTTATAAGCAATTAAGCATCAAGAAGAAGCTTAATGTTAC is a window of Ipomoea triloba cultivar NCNSP0323 chromosome 11, ASM357664v1 DNA encoding:
- the LOC115997490 gene encoding peroxisome biogenesis protein 16 isoform X1, translated to MEAYKRWVRTNRDFVRQLGSLINGLTWLLPDEFGYSEIGPEAVSSLLGMMTTINEHIIDTTPTRMQTPPSEPSFLPLSLCLTLLKDLETLVEVAAEQLCGEEKKWNFIAITEAVKVLVRLIVFRNSGYKMLLLGGETENTENSSDVPRPEERNGNLQMHIPKNVRGLNSYNLEGRALSALNSLGEHARMVSEPTWLRRVQHQQTIIEPPTVVMKPSLSTFLSEKGFPGSLFVTGEAMFVLRPLIYVLLVRKYGARSWFPWVISLAVDVIGNGILSCINLCPQRSKRPQFQLSNSEKDELKRRKLLWALYLMRDPFFSTYTRRRLESTQKLVEPIPIVGFFTEKLVELIIGSQTRYTYFSGA
- the LOC115997490 gene encoding peroxisome biogenesis protein 16 isoform X2, encoding MMTTINEHIIDTTPTRMQTPPSEPSFLPLSLCLTLLKDLETLVEVAAEQLCGEEKKWNFIAITEAVKVLVRLIVFRNSGYKMLLLGGETENTENSSDVPRPEERNGNLQMHIPKNVRGLNSYNLEGRALSALNSLGEHARMVSEPTWLRRVQHQQTIIEPPTVVMKPSLSTFLSEKGFPGSLFVTGEAMFVLRPLIYVLLVRKYGARSWFPWVISLAVDVIGNGILSCINLCPQRSKRPQFQLSNSEKDELKRRKLLWALYLMRDPFFSTYTRRRLESTQKLVEPIPIVGFFTEKLVELIIGSQTRYTYFSGA